From one Pagrus major chromosome 21, Pma_NU_1.0 genomic stretch:
- the ift22 gene encoding intraflagellar transport protein 22 homolog, translating into MFKAKILFIGPNESGKTALANFLSGTTENVGGEYRPTQGVRILEFESQPEGSGDSMPCEVELWDCSGDFKFESCWPALMKDSSGVVIVFNPDVPSHLKEIETWHSMFIASQSLHENQCLLIAHHKPGSGVEEGRLPLASHLSRLPLIHSNLEEEPEDVRRAFWRYLGNVINTMSESREREEMSIIT; encoded by the exons ATGTTCAAAGCAAAAATACTCTTTATTGGACCCAATGAG AGTGGGAAAACGGCTCTTGCAAATTTCCTCTCAGGCACAACAGAGAATGTGGGAGGTGAATACAGACCTACTCAAGGAGTAAG GATACTGGAGTTTGAATCACAACCTGAAGGCAGTGGTGACAGCATGCCATGTGAGGTTGAACTCTGGGACTGTTCAGGAGATTTTAA ATTTGAATCATGCTGGCCTGCACTGATGAAAGACTCCAGCGGTGTGGTCATCGTTTTCAATCCAGATGTTCCTAGTCACCTCAAGGAAATAGAGACGTGGCATTCGATGTTTATCGCCTCCCAGAGCTTGCATGAAAACCAGTGTCTGCTCATAGCTCACCACAAGCCTGGCAGCGGAGTAGAAGAAGGACGGCTGCCATTAG CCTCACATTTGAGCAGACTGCCACTTATTCACTCCAACCTGGAGGAGGAACCGGAGGATGTGAGGCGAGCTTTCTGGAGATACTTGGGAAATGTTATTAATACAATGTCGGAAAGTCGAGAGCGAGAGGAGATGTCTATTATTACTTAG